The Sus scrofa isolate TJ Tabasco breed Duroc chromosome 6, Sscrofa11.1, whole genome shotgun sequence region gttattGAGCAGTTTTTAATGTGCCTGGCACCATGCTTTACTTATGTCACTTGCACCAGCCCTCTGAAGTAGGTActgttatcttttgtttttttttttttttttttttttgctttttcgggccgcacccgcagcaaatggaggttcccaggctaagggtccagtcggagctacagttgccagcctacgccagagctacagcaactcgggatccaaaccatgtctgtgatctgcaccacagctcacggcaatgccagatccttaacccaatgaatgaagccagggattgaacctgccatctcacggttactagttggattcgtttctgttgcgccacaacgggaattccaggtAGTATTATccttcactttatagatgaagacatTGACCCCAGAAGAGCCCAAGCTACTTTGTATCAGGTCACAGAGCTTCTAAGTGTCAGATCTAGGACTTAACGAGAGGTTCTAGCTCCAGTACCTGTGTTTTCAGCCACTACACTAGCATATTCCTTCTTTATCTTGGTCTCCTCGTCTTTCAGGTAGATGGGAAATTGCTGTGCTGGCTGTGTACACTTTCATATAAACGGGTCCTTCAGAAGACCAAAGAGCAGAGGAAGCACCTGAGCAGCTCTTCCCGTACAAGCCACCAGGAGAAGGAGCAGTACAGTCGACTGAGTGGTGGCCATTATAACAGGTAACCCCAAGATGCATAAGACTTAGAGGTGCTAGGAGGTCAGATGTCATACAGAATGTAATGCAGAGTTAGCCATGGAATACCATTTCAGctaaattttcctattttctctctaGATACTATAGAGGGACTCTCCTTTGTTGTGTTTATGTTCATGTATCATTCAAGGGCCAGAGAGACATCTGTAAGGATTTTCAGACTGGTTTTTGTTGTGTCTTAAAAGtttgtggaggagttcctgtcatggctcagtggttaacaaacccaactaggacgcaggttcaatccctggcttcactcagtgggttaaggatcttgcattgccgtgagctgtggtgtgagtcacagactcagctcggatctggcattgctgtggctgtggcgtaggctggtggctacagctccaattggacccctagcctgggaacctccatatgccacgggtgcgaccctaaaagcaaaaaaagaaagattccagGAACAGATTTCCAAGAGAAAGAGGCTGTCCTCTCTGAGAACTATGACCTCTTAAATCTCAGTTCAGTCAAAATGAGatgttcttgggagttctcttgtggcacagtgggccaggatctagcattgtcactgcagaggctctggttgctgctgtggcgtgggtttgatccctggccccgggaacttccgaGTGCCATGagttcagtaaaaaaaaaaaaaaaaagaaattatagatggccaataggcacatcgaaaatgctcaatattgctaattattagagaaatgtaagtaaACAACTGCGgtgaggtaccaccccacaccagtcagaatgggcatcattaaaaagtatacaaataacaaattctggagagggtgtggagaaaagggaaccctcctacactgttggtggggatgtaaattggttcctcaaaaaactaaaaatagaattaccatctgatccagcagtcctctcctgggcatatatccagacaaaactatataattcaagaagatatatgcacctctgtgttcatagCACCTCTCTGCatactagccaagacatggaaacaaatatctattgacagatgaatagataaagatgtagtacatatatacaatagaatattagtcataaaaaagaatgaaataatgccatttgcagcaatatggatggaactagagattattgtactaagtgaggtaagtctaaaagagaaagacaaatactatgtgataggagttcctgttgtggctcagggggttaagaacccaactagtatccatgaagatgcagattcaatccctggcctcgctcagtgggttaaggatcctgaattgccatgagctgtggtgtaggtcacagacaaggttcagatctggcattgctgtgactgtggagtaggctggcggctgcagctccgattcgacccctagcctgcgaacttccatgtgccgcaggtgctgtcataaaaagaaggaaaaggagttcctgtcgtggcgcagtggttaatgaatccgactgggaaccataaggttacaggtttgatgcctgaccttgctcagtgggttaaggatctggcgataccatgagctgtggtgtaggtcacagatgtggctcggatcccgcgtgctacagctgcagctccgattagacccctagcttgggaacctccatatgctgcaggagcggccccagaaaaggcaaaaggcctccccccccagaaaaaaaaaaacataaaaagaaggaaaaaaaatccgaTTTCATGGAAGTAGATAATAgaatgtggttgccaggggctggggggagatgGAAAAGGGAGGTGtaggtcaaagggtacaaactttataagaactagtatttatgaggatctAATATACAGCTTCATGACTGTGGTTAATAATTGAATATTATATGCTTAAAgttgctgagagtagatcttaagcattcttgtaagaaaaaagaattaagtatGTTAGGTGTAATGGGTGTATTATTTTGATCTTGGTAATCATTCCATAATGTACATGTGTACCAAATTGTCACTTTGAGTGTATTCAATTGTATCAGTTATCCCTCAGTAGAGGGTGGGGGGAAAGGATGGCATGGTCAAGGGTGTTAAATATTGAAAAGAGGCCGAGTAGTAAAAAGTCTGAGGCATCTTTGGGGCTTGGCAGTTGGACATTCATTAAGGTAAAAGGGTTGCACACCATTTTTAGGGAGTAAACTTGTTGGgattaaaactgatttttagtGTTGTTGTGGGACTCAAATACCAGTAGattcacagaactagagtaaAGAATAActaaacttgggagttcccattgtggcgcagtggttaacgaatccgactaggaaccatgaggttgcgggttcgatccctgccttgctcagtgggttaaggatccggcgttgccgtgagctgtggtgtaggtcgcagacgcggctcggatctggcgttgctgtggctctggcgtaggccggtggctacagctccaattcgacccctagcctgggaacctccatatgccgggggagcggcccaagaaatagcaaaaagccaaaaaaaaaaaaaaaaaaaagaataactaaacTTGGAGTTCAAATATGTCAACCTGGTGTCTTGTCCCTGCTTCACTACTGACTAGCTGTATGTGTATCTTGAGTAGGTCAGTTAAACTTGATGAGCCTCAATTTCTGTGAAGTAGAAATAATCCCTTGTATATACCTCACAGAATTATATGATGCATATGAAACAATGAATGGGaaagtactttaaaattataaaatagattatACTTCTTATTTAGATTTTACTAACTCTGTTCTCATAGTTATCAGTAGAGCAGGTGGTATTTAATCAAAACCAAGAATTTGAGGGAAGATGATGGAAACAAGCTACCCAGGCATCTAAGACATATGAAATCATTACTTTGGTGGATTTTAATGAACAAGAGTAAGTAGTTCTTGCATGGAAGAGCTGCTTTGGTCCAATTGACAATGCTTTCATTGTCATGTTTTGTTAGTCTTTGATTTCTAacgtgtgtgtatctttttttttgccattaaaagTCAGAAAACACTTTCTACGTCTTCAATTCAAAATGAAATCCCAAAGAAAAAATCCAAGTTTGAGTCAATAACAACCAATGGAGACAGGTAAGCCAATTCAAGTTGTGTGCATGCTTCTGCTTGAAACACATGCACAGTTCCTGAAACAGGAATACATTTTGGAGTGTGCATGGAGTCAGTCTGTGATTGTCAGTGAACTTCTTGGGGTCACTACACTAGCCACTTGGtatcttataaataaaaaatactgacatttatttataaatctatTTTGTCATTAAAAGGCTAGAACATATAACTGGATTTAACAGAAATTGAATTTTGCAGTCCACAAATAACTTTCTCACACGAATTCTAGGACGTCAACAGCTAGATGGTTTTTATTGTGATCTGTGCCTGTAGCCTCCTCCAGGTAGAGCAGGAGTTGGTTTCCAGAGGCAAAAGCAGAGACAAGTTGGAGTGAAGGTAGTATTGCTCAGTCTGTGAGGGATAATTCATGTTTCCTTAGCATTAAGAGAGACAGCCCAATGCAGGTGCCTGCTCAAGAGAAAAGATGCTTGTAGATATCTTTGTTTTGaggagttttctggtagtctagtgattaggactcgGCACTTTCAGCACTGCGGCCTGGCTGTGATCCTTGATCTGGGGACTGAgatccacatcaagctgctgcagccaaataaataagtgaataagtaaatatttttgtttcactgTAAGcctttctaaatgtatttttctattcctccctttcccttctccttaGTGATGCTTCCACTTATGAGCTACTTTCTCCTAATATCCAGAGTGccccatccatgttggtgcagtAGACTGCTTCCCAGTAGTTCCGGGGCCAACTAGTTTCCTCTTCCTCCAGGCCTGGGTGACCAGAAGTGAGACCACCTGGCAGACTCTTCCCTAAAATCCTTGGAATCATCTCCATTCTGAAAACTCCCATTCTTGGTTCTTTCTCCCAGGCAGTGGTGGGTAGGGGAGCTGACCAGCATATGGGGTTTCCAgggctgaattttatttatttaggggaGTACACAGTGGCTATGAGGTTGGCTCTTTTCCTGTTACCTTTTTCATTAGCTTGATGTGAGACTCTTCAAGATATGGTTTTAATGTTAGTGTCACTGACTTTAaacttcttgaattgatccttctAGATATGCTTAATTTAGATATTGATTACATAGGGGAAGGAACCATACAGACCATCTTCCTGGTTAGCCTTACTGTTCTCTGAACAGCTAGTTTGACCATTCTGAAGAAAGTAGATGTGGCATCAGATGTTCGATCACCTCTTCCGGGATGCATGATCCTGTAAAAACTGCTTCAAGGAGTGAGACATTCTATATGCCCTGCTTTATAAAGGCCCAAGCCAGGAACCACAGACTTTAGAttcatcatttctgttttgtgctgTTTATGATGCAGGCTGTGTTTGACCTGGAAAAAGCTCATTCATATCCTTTATTTTAACCAACACTCCTTAAAGTTTGCCttctacttgtttattttgttcttgagATACTGCCAATATTCTTGCTGTCCATTGCCATGGAGACATCAAGCCAAAGACTTAAACTttccattctggagttcccattgtggcgcagcggaaacgaatccgactaaccagaggtttcgggttccacccctggccaatgggttaaggatctggcgttgccatgagctgtggtgtaggtcgaaagtgctgctcagatcctgcattgctgtggctgcagcataggccagcagctgtagctccgattggacccctagcctgggaacctccatatgccacgagtgcggccctaaaaagaaaaaaaaaacttccctccATTCTGAGTGTTTTATTGCATTTGGTTACTAGCAGTGATTGTTTTCCTCAAGTAAGATGCTGATGCTTAACTTAGGTGCATGGTTTTTCACAACATCCtctggaaaagatttttaaaaataatttttccttgaaATGTACACAGTAACTTAATAAAATAACTTCCCCTAATAacttgaaaatttggaaaatttttttctgccacaGAGCTTACTTTTATACATATGTAAGTTCCATTCAACTGTTCCTGCATTAGCAGTCTAGCAATCTTAATCTATTCTACTTATTTgcatttgtcttgtttttttttttttttttttttttttttttttggtcttttgtctttttttgttgttgttgctatttcttgggccactcccgtggcatatggaggttcccaggctagaggttgaatcagagctgtagccaccggcctacgccagagccacagcaactcgggatctgagccgcgtctacaacctacaccacagctcacggcaacgctggatcgttaacccactgagcaagggcagggatggaacccgcaacctcatggttcctagtcggattcgttaaccactgcgccacgacgggaactccatttctgtctttttaaagtttgtataCAACAAGGtaaattacatttttccttttctttttactttttatgttttttttttcttgcttttcctttaCTTTGAAAACATTCTGACAatacgttttcttttcttttcttttgtcttctgtttttggggtctgcatccatagcatatggaagttcccaggcttggggttgaatcggagctgcagctgctggcctacaccacagccacagtaatgtgggatctgagctgtatctgtgaactatgctgcagcttgtggcaaaactggatccttagcccactgagcaagatcagggattgaaccttcatcctcatgtatactagtcgggttctttacccactgagccacaatgggaactcctttttttctcctttatttaaatttttttaaaaattaaaaaaaaatttttatagccctcctcccccacccaggctgtacccttgacatatggaaattcccaggccaggggctgaatctgagctgctgcttcggcctgtgctacagcttcaggaacactggatccttaacacactgtgccagacGATGGATTGAACTCATGCTGCCACAGagatgctggatcattaacccactgaaccacagcaagaactcctacaGTCCTTTTTTAATGTCATGcagaccaaaaaatttttttctgctgaatatctattttgtgtttttctttctttctttctttctttctttttagtgccacacctgcagcctgtggagattcccaggctaagagtcgaatcagagctgtagctgctggcctataccacagccacagcaatgcaggatccaagccacatctggaaccttcaccatagctcatggcaacgccggatgatccttaacccactgagcgagtccagggatcgaacctgcatcctcatgaaatgctggtcagattcgtttctgctgagccacaacagaaactcccaaatgtCTGTTTTGAATTCAGTTCTGTAGTAAATGTTAGTTCAGTTTTGTTTCTGAACTATCTATTGTAACTGcctcccagtttttttttgttttttttttttggtcttttgtctttttgttgttgttgttgttgttgctatttcttgggccgctcccgcggcatatggaggttcccaggctaggggtcaaatcggagctgtagccaccggcctacgccagagccacagcaacgccagatccgagccgcgtctgcaacctacaccacagctcacggcaacgccggatcgttaacccactgagcaagggcagggatggaacccgcaacctcatggttcctagtcggattcgttaaccactgcgccacgacaggaactcccccagtttttaaaattaatcacaaTCCACTTTCCTGGTCCCACTCTTAAAAATATCCATAtgcttttgaatttatgtttttattctttcatttttatcccCTCATGTTTTCTGCAGGTTTCTCTCCAACAGTTTTCTGTTGACCTTTCTATACTGCCATATTCTTCTctcttacttattttaaaaatattaaggtatatttgattatttttttctttttctttattcattaggCTTCTGTATCATACAGAGAACTCAttactttagggttttttttagtataagaccatttttcttatggttttataCTTGTAAAGTGCTTATActtataaaaataccttttcttttttagtatccTATAAAATTCACAACCTCCATCtcagtattttctattttgttgaaaTTATAGCAAAACTTTTCAATTTGAAGAAAATCTGAGTTCATTTCTAGCTTTCCTTCCCtgagaaatgcattttttagatcatatttgttcatttttctatggACAGTAAAAAAGCAGTGGATGATCTCCAGGCACACCTCATGGTTTATTGTTTCTAAAGGTTattctttgtagttttattttccctctgaaaTATGCCTAAAAGATTAGACTTACTCTGTGTGGCCTTTGAGAACAGACTCAGGACCAATGGATGGGACTGAGAGGGAGGCAGGTTTTGGCTCAACCTGATGAAAGATGTTCTTTTAAGATTTTGGAAAAGATAAGAAGCTTCTTGGAGAAGTAGTGAGTTCCCTGTCATTGGAAGTATTTAGAAAGAATGGATCTGATTTTCTGACTTGGTAAcccatccatcttttttttcattttgattcccAGCAGTTCTTATTAATCAGGAGTTACAGAGTTAGAGAGGTCAGACCCTAACCAGAATACACACACTGGTTTTGTCAACAATTTATTGGTATGGGAAGAGTCCTCCCTTAAGCAGcagagttccctttatggctcagcagttaacgaacccaactaggatccctggcctcacacctacccactcagtgggttaaagatccagcgttgttgtgagctgtggtgtaggtcgcagatgcagctgagatcctgtgttgctgtggctgtggtgtaggcaggcagctacagctctgattggacccctagcttgggaacctccatatactgctggtgcagcccctaacaagcaaaaaaaaagaagcagcagcagcagcaggtagAGTCAAGCAATCCTGAGaatgaagaacaaagctggaggtgtcacacattctgatttcaaactatatacTTCagagttatagtaatcaaaatagtatggtattatcacaaaaacagacacacagaccagtggaacagaaatAATAAACCATACTTATATGGACAATCTATAAGAAAAGAGGTGAGAATACACAGTGAggaaaagatagcctcttcagtaaatggtgttgggaaaactagatacctacatgcaaaagaatcaaaatggACTTTGTCACACCGcatgcaaaaataaacttaaaatagattaaagacttaaatgtaagacctgaaaccataaaactcctagaagaaaatatagtatgttctttgacattggtcttagcaaagTTTTTTGGATATGTAtcctcaggcaagagaaacaaaagcaaaagtaaacatgggtttcactgtggcacagtgagttaacaatccaactgcaggagttcctgtcgtggagcagtggttaacgaatctgactaggaaccatgaagatgcgggttcattTCCTGaattgctcattgggttaaggatctggtgttgctgtgagctatggggtagattgcagatgtggcttggatctggcattgctgtggaatAGGGCCAGTAaatgtagcctgggaacttccatatgccatagttgcataaaaagcaaaaaaaaaaaaaaaaaaatccaactgtagcatcttgggttgctgtggaggttcaggttcagtccttggcccagcaTGCAgttgattaaaggatccagcattgctgcagctgtggtgtaggttgcactgtggtgtagcttgcggCTGTGATgcattcagtctctggcctggaaacttccatatgccgtgggtgtggctattaaaaaaaaaagcaaaagtaagcaaataggactacatcaaactagaaagcttttgcacaatgaAGGAAACTGTGAAAGGCAGCCCACTGAATGGGacaagatatttgcaaatgatatgtccaataaggggttaatatccaaaatacacaaaaaactcaTTTATCTcaacgtcaaaaaaaaaaaaaaaacccaaacaggagttcctg contains the following coding sequences:
- the FAM76A gene encoding protein FAM76A isoform X2 codes for the protein MAALYACTKCHQRFPFEALSQGQQLCKECRIAHPVVKCTYCRTEYQQESKTNTICKKCAQNVQLYGTPKPCQYCNIIAAFIGNKCQRCTNSEKKYGPPYSCEQCKQQCAFDRKDDRKKVDGKLLCWLCTLSYKRVLQKTKEQRKHLSSSSRTSHQEKEQYSRLSGGHYNSQKTLSTSSIQNEIPKKKSKFESITTNGDRYCQYSCCPLPWRHQAKDLNFPFWSSHCGAAETNPTNQRFRVPPLANGLRIWRCHELWCRSKVLLRSCIAVAAA